A region of Paenimyroides aestuarii DNA encodes the following proteins:
- a CDS encoding sensor histidine kinase: protein MNKYRFQFLIVLMSLALLGIILIQLYWISASYQNNDIQFQHLVNQTIGKVADKVKEKERYAFNKKFYEYQTKTGKALDKKAIKEIFYIEKDNRTNQEIVYSNIISVENIKDFNFGKKFIDSASGSKKDYKNYISSSKTEIYKGKEQPIDGLEPGVHRSLNTQNKPDEVIKKEGNVVEFFDIYYNDIVSTYPIEERLDNKVLQSLLKQELANRKLTTNFEYAVFNNGLETSVKSGKFVFNEKNTYSVPILTDLENRSKYQLYISFPQKSKFLVSDLLPFILISLLFTIVIIAAYYSAIRQLITQRQISEIKNDFINNMTHEFKTPIATINLALDAIKNPKIISDEEKVLRYVQMIRDENKRMHAQIENILRISKLEKKELDIPKEKVELTEVLEVAIDHVSLLIEDREGELNTHFNTTRDTVLINPTHFTSVFVNILDNAIKYSPNAPVIDIYTENVKDTIIVRIKDKGAGMSKAATKKIFDKFYREHTGDLHNVKGHGLGLAYVKQIVDDHNAQVYVESEKGKGSTFIIKIPLIN, encoded by the coding sequence ATGAATAAATACAGGTTTCAGTTTTTAATTGTGCTAATGAGCTTGGCTTTATTAGGCATCATTTTAATACAACTTTATTGGATCAGTGCAAGCTATCAAAACAATGATATTCAATTTCAGCACTTGGTAAATCAAACCATTGGTAAGGTGGCCGATAAAGTAAAAGAAAAAGAACGATATGCATTTAACAAGAAGTTTTATGAATATCAAACAAAAACAGGAAAAGCACTAGATAAAAAAGCCATAAAGGAGATATTTTATATCGAAAAAGACAACAGAACCAATCAAGAAATTGTTTATTCAAACATCATATCGGTTGAAAATATTAAAGATTTCAACTTTGGAAAAAAGTTCATTGACAGTGCCAGCGGATCAAAAAAAGATTATAAAAATTATATAAGCAGTAGCAAAACAGAAATATATAAAGGAAAAGAACAACCTATCGACGGATTAGAACCAGGTGTTCACAGGTCTTTAAATACGCAAAACAAACCCGATGAAGTAATTAAAAAAGAAGGGAATGTGGTAGAGTTTTTTGATATTTATTATAACGATATTGTATCCACCTATCCCATTGAAGAGCGCTTAGACAACAAAGTGTTGCAATCACTATTGAAGCAAGAGCTCGCAAATAGGAAACTTACTACCAATTTTGAATATGCTGTTTTTAATAACGGATTAGAAACATCTGTGAAATCGGGTAAATTTGTTTTCAACGAAAAAAACACCTATTCAGTGCCTATTTTAACCGATTTAGAAAATCGATCAAAATACCAACTGTATATTAGTTTTCCGCAGAAATCAAAATTTTTAGTATCCGATTTATTGCCTTTCATTCTGATATCCTTATTGTTTACAATTGTTATCATTGCGGCCTATTACAGTGCTATTAGACAATTAATCACTCAAAGGCAGATTTCAGAGATAAAGAATGACTTTATCAACAATATGACACACGAGTTTAAAACACCTATTGCAACCATAAACCTTGCTTTAGATGCCATTAAAAACCCAAAAATCATAAGCGATGAAGAAAAAGTGTTGCGCTATGTGCAAATGATCCGCGACGAAAACAAACGCATGCACGCACAAATTGAAAACATATTAAGAATATCGAAATTAGAGAAAAAAGAATTAGATATTCCCAAAGAAAAAGTAGAATTAACCGAGGTGCTCGAAGTTGCTATAGACCACGTTTCTTTGTTGATTGAAGACCGCGAAGGCGAATTGAACACGCATTTCAACACCACAAGAGATACCGTTCTAATAAACCCAACACATTTTACAAGCGTTTTTGTAAATATTTTAGACAACGCTATTAAATATTCGCCCAATGCCCCAGTTATTGATATTTATACCGAAAATGTAAAAGACACCATTATCGTACGAATAAAAGACAAAGGAGCAGGAATGAGTAAAGCTGCAACCAAAAAGATTTTTGATAAGTTTTACCGCGAACACACCGGCGATTTGCACAATGTGAAAGGACACGGTTTAGGCTTGGCTTATGTGAAACAAATCGTAGATGACCACAATGCACAAGTGTATGTGGAAAGCGAAAAAGGAAAAGGCAGCACCTTTATTATCAAAATACCATTAATAAATTAA